Part of the Neorhodopirellula lusitana genome is shown below.
GCGTGTTTCTGTCTAACCGGACTAGAGGGAGTCCGATATCGGATACTGAATCTTGCACGCTCTTCTGGCATGCTAAACACACAAGGCGATTGCCGACTAGATTTGACGCACAACTGCCACCAGTGACTCCACAATAGGATAGGATCGGGTTCTTATCGGCCTTTTCCAGTTGTTTTGCGTAGGCCAACATCAGCAGGAACGCTCGCCTCTTTTGAGGCGATGGCAACTGAACTAAGACATGCGGAGATGATTGATCGGAGGGACCAAGCTCGTTTGATGTCGGATCCGGCGATACTGTCACGAAAGATTTGACAGGCTGGCTATCCATAGCACTGGTTTTCTGGAGTGAAGGATTGCTGGACGAATTTGCTAGTTGCAACAGCTTGCTGAATGAACGACTCATTCCTCATGATCTGAGTCACGAGGACGGATCACGCTGTTGTTCTATGGGGGGGGGTCTGTCGTCGAAGTTAATACGGTAGTTGAGGGCTGCTTGGCAATAGCAAATGGGGTTGGATGTCGGTTCGAGCGAGCTGTTTGGTGCATGATTGGTGTTGTTGCGCTTTCGCTGCGAAACTACTGTGCTTATTGCGACGGACTGAGTGAATGAAGCGAGGGTTCAGACTTCGGTGGGCTCGTGTCTTGTTCTGCTCACCTAAACAACTTCTTTGGACTGCCTGCTATGCAAGCCTCGACTGCTCTTCGGAAAATCGCACATGTTGGGTTGCACAAGACTGGGACCTCAGCGCTTCAACGCTTTTTTGCGACGACGGAGAGTGATTATTTCGTAGCTTGTCGCTGTGGATACATGGATATCTTCGATGCGGCAGTCTCGGGGAAACAACTGCTGTTGAGCGACGAGAACTTGTCGGGCAATCCTTTTCGGAAGGATGGTCTGACCACCTTCCAGCGGTTTCGTAGCAGCATTGAGAGCGTTCATAAATTGTTCGAGCCAGCTGGCTATATTCTTGGGCTTCGAGAACACACCAAGTTCGTCGAGAGTTGCTATCGCCAGTATCTCGCCGAAGGTGGTGTTCTTCAATTCGAAGACTTCTTTCAGCACGACGACCCGAGTAGAACGATCGATCTTTCGGCCAATGCATGGAGAGAACGCATTGAGTTTTTGAATGAATTGGTCGGACCCGACAACGTCTTTGTTTATCTACAAGAGGATCTGTCGAAGCAATTTGACCGTGTTCGCGTCGGCCTAGAAAGCTTCTTGGGAACTGAATTCAAGGGTGCGAGCCAGCTCGCGGGACGAAATATCGGTGTGGGTGTTCGGTCGGCAAAGGTATTGCAAACCTGCAATCGGGTGGACGTCGTCCTGCGGAAGTATCACTTGCCGGTGATGCGGGGCCGCATCACAAATACCCTTGGAATTAGCTCGCCGCAGGTGTGTCGCAAATGGCTGCGGTGGATACCGCAATCACGCAACTTTTTTTCGGCTGAGCAAGCAACGTTTTTGAAAGAACACTATGCCGCCGACTGGCAGTTTGCGCAGAACACAGTTGCGACATCATTCAGCTGAGGGCGTGACGAGGTTAGTCACTCGAAGTTGAGATGAGTCGTTGAAATACGCCAGGCGATACCGGTTCGTCTTGAGAAAGGCCTGATCCAAGCTTGGGAAGTTGGTCAGACTGTTGACCTCATCGCCCGCTAAAAGAGACTTTCACGTCGTTGACGCTGCGGTTCTAATTCAGTCTTGCTTCGGGGGTGACGGTTGCGACCGCCGTGCCGGACGAAGTCAGGCTGTCGGAGTAAACACCGCTGATACCGTTTCCTAGCAAATTGGCGAGGTCAACGGCTTCGTTGACTGTGTGTGCGTAGATCGGGACGTTCAGTTCCTTCGCCGCTAGAATCAGGTCTCGGTCGTCTGCTCGCTTTTTCGGTATTGTCAGCGCGAACAAGTCGTGGGTTTCCATGAACTCGGTAATGTTAGTTGTGGCTTCTTCGGATAGGCAGCGATATAGCGTCAGGATGACGTTTCGGAAACCTTGTGATTGCACCAGGTCATAGTCTTTGAACTGATAGATCTGCAGAATGAATTGTGGGACCAGTTCCGGACGATCCATTCGAATACGAGCTGCGCCTTCCAGGCTGCGTTTTTTGCAATCCGTTACGACGAACGCATCGGGGTGAGTTGCGAGCCAGTCATAGACCATCTCGATCGAGGCATGGTCCTCGGGGGATTCGGCTAGGTATTCCTCACGCGTCGGAATAACGGACCGTTCATTCCAGTCGTGTTTGACGACGATTTGTTCATCCGATGTCCAGCTGAAGTCGAGCTCAAAAAGTCGCTGGCCTTGACCGTAGTTGTGGTTCAGGCGAGCGATGGTACCCGCTTCGTGAATACCGGGGACGATTCCACCACGATGCGACACAATCGGCATGGCGACTGGTGTGGCGGGGTTCAGGACGTCGTAGAGGTGTGAGTTGGCCTGGGCGGAATAAGCATTCCACTGGGCCGGGGCAGGCGACTTTAGGGCCCACTTGAGTTGCATGCCCAGTGAAACGCAAGCGGCGATAAGCAGATAGCTAATCGTGTTGGCAACGCGTTCTCGCGTGGTCTTGCCGAATAAACGTGAGACAATCGTATGCATCAGAGAGTCCTTCTCTATTTCAAGCTGGTGCGAGAATCAGCGTTTTTGGCTGCGATTCGGGAGGCAGAAAGAGGTGTGTTTGCGAGCCGGTCTCGCAGATAACAAACCATGTCGAGTTGAGACAATTCGCCGGAGAGTGCTAGACCCGATGAGATCGAGTTTTGCTGTGCCGACAAGTCGCTTCCTTTTTGATAGATCAACCACGGGACGCGATCCTGATGGGTCGTTGATCCACTGTAACCCTCGACATTCGATTCGTGGTCCCCGTACATGACCACGGTCGTGCCGTCGGGAAGTTGTTCGATATAGCGTTCCAGTGCACGGTCGACATAACGCATGCTGTTGAGGTAGCGCTGCTGCACATTGGACGGCTGGCTGTAGATTTCGCGATCGGCTTCCGATAGGCGATCAAACGGACCGTGCGAGGTGATCGTGATAACAAAGTGCAGGGTTGGTTCGGTCGCTTTTTGAAGTAAGTCGGCCGAGAAATTCAGGAGTTCGTGATCCCACCTTCCCGTGACTTCAAGCGGTTCTAGTTCTTCGGTGAAATAGAGTTTTGAAAAGCCCATTTGGCTGTACGCTTTGCGACGATGGAAGAACTCGCCCGTGTTCCCGTGGAAAGCAATGGGAGCATACCCCCGCTCTTTTGCTAACCAAGGGAAGGCGTTGTCGTATGGGAATCCGTAGATTTGAAACGGATTCACTCGACCGTTAGGAGTCGCTGTGGTCAGCATCGAGAAATCAGCTTCGGACGATCCGGTGTTGTGAAACGGTTTGACCGAATACCGCATCGATTGATTTTGAAGCTCGCGTAAGAACGGCATCACGGGGACTCCGTCAACGTTGCTTTGGATGACATCGAAGTCCAGACTCTCGACCTGAACGATCGCCACTTTGTCGCTAAGGAGCAAAGGCTCTTCCGTCTTGGAAAGCAGGTCGCTTTTGTCTTCCGCCTTGGCCAATGCTTCCTTCAGTAGGCTGTCATTGTCGAACGAAATTGCTTCGGCTGTCCAAGCAACGGCGTAGCCGTAAATGTACTCGGGCGCTCCCATGTGGATGAGCCGAATTGGCTTGTGGATCGCGGCTAAGCTGACGGCAAAAAGCAGATAGATTCCGCCCGCAACACAGGCCCATTTCATCGTTGTTCGACGAGGTAATGGGTTCTGCTTAACTGCGTTGGCAAGCACGACTTTGACGGCCAGTGCCAATAGGGCGATTCCAAACACTTTCCAGTTAATGAGCGAAACCCCATGATCGCTGACAGCGAGGCCTTCACGCCATTGGCTGGACAAAACCGGCCAGGACAGTGGCGAGCCGAAATAGCTGGCGTAGACGACCAGCATGTTGGTGGCGATTAAGCCGACAACGAACGAGATTCGCAAAGCCCAGCCACGCATCAAGCATGCGATCACCGTACAGGCGGCCACGTTGAGAAGTAGTCGGCGGCATGCATCTTTGATGGCACGTCCAACCGGTATCGAGGCTTCGGGGAAGGTTGTGAAATGTTGCAACAGCAAGATTTCAATCGCCCAAAACGACACCAGGGCGACGAGGATCCAGACCGCCTTTCGATTGGAGAACGTTGGCGATTCAGGGGCTATCGTCGCGGATGACGCTTCGCATTGCGGAGTCATAGATAGTGTCAGATTGGAATGCTGTGCTGAGAGTTTGACTCTCGCGCAGGTAAGGACGCTTATCGTCTTCCAAATGGTTGGGCTCCGATGGGTAGGTGCTCAACCCACTAGCGCGAGTCATCGATCTCTATACCCACAATTCGTCAGGTTTAACAACATTGATTCTTCATTAATCGTTTGCTGAAAGTACACAGAATCACCGCAAGGCATGGCGTACGGTAAGTGTTTTGGGTTTGTCTCTGACGTCCCTGAATGCTGACGTCCGAGATAGCAAGCTTGGTGGGGACCGATGCCTGGCTGGCCGGCGATTCAGCCGAGTTTTGGGCTGAACGTCGGTTTGTTTGAACCCAGGCGATCTCAGCTAAGCGGCCTGCTTCGGACGGTTTCTTAGCCGGTTGGATCGCTCGGGAACTTCCCGTGGAGCCAATGAGGTCAGCTTGAAG
Proteins encoded:
- a CDS encoding LTA synthase family protein, coding for MTPQCEASSATIAPESPTFSNRKAVWILVALVSFWAIEILLLQHFTTFPEASIPVGRAIKDACRRLLLNVAACTVIACLMRGWALRISFVVGLIATNMLVVYASYFGSPLSWPVLSSQWREGLAVSDHGVSLINWKVFGIALLALAVKVVLANAVKQNPLPRRTTMKWACVAGGIYLLFAVSLAAIHKPIRLIHMGAPEYIYGYAVAWTAEAISFDNDSLLKEALAKAEDKSDLLSKTEEPLLLSDKVAIVQVESLDFDVIQSNVDGVPVMPFLRELQNQSMRYSVKPFHNTGSSEADFSMLTTATPNGRVNPFQIYGFPYDNAFPWLAKERGYAPIAFHGNTGEFFHRRKAYSQMGFSKLYFTEELEPLEVTGRWDHELLNFSADLLQKATEPTLHFVITITSHGPFDRLSEADREIYSQPSNVQQRYLNSMRYVDRALERYIEQLPDGTTVVMYGDHESNVEGYSGSTTHQDRVPWLIYQKGSDLSAQQNSISSGLALSGELSQLDMVCYLRDRLANTPLSASRIAAKNADSRTSLK